From uncultured Desulfobacter sp.:
CCTGGCGGCAGATAACATCGCCCTTAAAATAAAACTTCTTTGTAAACAACCCGGCAATTTCCCGGATCTGATCCGCAGGTACAGATGAAAACAACGGCACCCGCGAAAGAAAATCATGAAGGTCCTGTAGCTCAGTAGTCATAAAATTAAATACTCAAAATTGTCACTGCACTTAGATAGCTCAGTAAAAAAAACCATAGCCTCTAAACTATTTCTTTCTCAATAATTTTTCAACATCCTTCAGTGATGTCCGGTTATATTTTTGCGTTTAGCCATTTTTAGCTGAAAAAAAGCGTCTCAATAATTAGAACAATGCCCCCCAAATTTTCATTAAATTGCAGCCGATTCATCAATTACCAAACAGGTTCTCAGGGTTTGACATGGTAAAAACGCAGTGCTACAGTGCGTTTCAACTGCATAGTCAATGGAAGGCTGGGGGAGCCGAAGGCAATTCGGCTGAGAGAAAACAGATAACCCCTGTTTTGACCCTTGGAACCTGATCCGGATCATACCGGCGAAGGAAAGCTTTTTCCCCTTCCCCCACCCCTGCGGCATTGCCTAACAACAAGACTGGACCCAACCTATGCTTGAGGTTACAGACCTGGCCAAGTCATTTGGTTTGCAGGCCATTTTTAAAAATTTTGATCTGACCCTGCCACAGGGGCGGTTTACGGTCATCGTAGGTCCGTCCGGGTGCGGAAAATCCACCCTTTTTGATTGTTTGACGGGCATAGTCTGCCCTGACCAGGGTCGGATTGTGTGGCAGGACAGCAACATTGCCCATCTTGGCAGCCTTGCCGCCTATATGCAGCAAAAGGACATGCTGCTGCCCTGGCTGACGCTGGAAGAAAACAGTCTTTTGCCGGTGCAGGCAAAACCCCGCGCGCGAAGAAATATGAAACAGGCCAAGGAGACTCTTGCCCGGATTTTCGAAAGAATCGGGCTTGCAGGATTCGGAGCCCATTATCCCTACCAGGTATCAGGCGGTATGCGCCAGCGATGCGCCCTGGCCCGCACCCTGATGTTTGACCGGGATCTGGTCCTGCTGGACGAACCCCTGTCCGCCCTGGATGCCATTACCCGCCGGGAACTGCAAAGCCTGCTACTCATGCTGCAAAAAGAGTTCGGCAAGACCGTTCTCATGATCACCCATGACATTGAAGAGGCCTTGGCCCTGGCAGATGAAATCATCCTTTTAGGTCCTGCCCCCATGACCATCCTGGAACAATTCCAACCCAAAGCATCCAAACCAAGGGATTTCAGTCTGCCGGAATTCATGGACATCAAGGCCCGGATTCTTTCCCGGTTGCTCACAGAAAAGGAGAAGGCTCAGGGATGAAATGGTCAGATACACTTTTCCCGGCATCCCTGAC
This genomic window contains:
- a CDS encoding ABC transporter ATP-binding protein; translated protein: MLEVTDLAKSFGLQAIFKNFDLTLPQGRFTVIVGPSGCGKSTLFDCLTGIVCPDQGRIVWQDSNIAHLGSLAAYMQQKDMLLPWLTLEENSLLPVQAKPRARRNMKQAKETLARIFERIGLAGFGAHYPYQVSGGMRQRCALARTLMFDRDLVLLDEPLSALDAITRRELQSLLLMLQKEFGKTVLMITHDIEEALALADEIILLGPAPMTILEQFQPKASKPRDFSLPEFMDIKARILSRLLTEKEKAQG